From one Candidatus Gastranaerophilales bacterium genomic stretch:
- a CDS encoding Crp/Fnr family transcriptional regulator, whose translation MNIFDGIDEKDFEALTCCIQAVKKAYKKDEIIFNAGDKITSVCYVAEGKVQLVKDGYDGNKIIITNTVKGETFAEAFIFAEKEKSSICAIAMEDTQILFLNCKKILSICSNSCRFHKTLLENIVKIIATRNILLQERIELLSKKTLRDRILYMLFKEKTKHKTNIFEITYSREQMAEYIGADRSALSRELSKMKQEKILDYHKNSFKLY comes from the coding sequence ATGAATATTTTTGACGGCATAGATGAAAAAGACTTTGAGGCACTTACCTGCTGTATTCAGGCTGTAAAAAAAGCATACAAAAAAGATGAAATTATTTTTAATGCAGGTGATAAAATAACCTCAGTCTGCTATGTTGCAGAAGGCAAAGTACAGCTTGTAAAAGACGGTTATGACGGAAATAAAATAATTATTACCAATACCGTAAAAGGTGAAACTTTCGCTGAGGCATTTATTTTTGCAGAAAAAGAAAAAAGCAGTATTTGTGCTATTGCAATGGAAGATACACAAATTTTGTTTCTTAACTGCAAAAAAATATTATCAATTTGTTCAAACTCTTGCAGGTTTCATAAGACGCTTCTTGAAAATATTGTCAAAATCATTGCGACCAGAAATATTTTGCTGCAAGAGCGCATAGAGCTTCTTTCAAAGAAAACTTTGAGGGATCGGATTTTATATATGTTATTCAAAGAAAAAACCAAACACAAAACAAATATATTTGAAATAACCTATTCAAGGGAACAAATGGCAGAATACATAGGTGCTGACAGAAGCGCTCTTTCAAGAGAGTTATCCAAAATGAAACAGGAAAAAATCCTTGATTACCACAAAAATTCTTTCAAATTATATTAA
- the hcp gene encoding hydroxylamine reductase has translation MDKMFCFQCEQTAGSTGCTKGGVCGKSAEVANLQDELTSSLIKLANVADKSEENTEILIDGLFTTITNVNFDGQSIQELTNKNIEKFGYKEFDIQSVWDCSEDVRSLKSLILFGLKGIAAYAHHARILGYKSDSVDDFFYEALRSISKDLSIEALLGLVLKTGKINLECMELLDKANTETYGNPVPTKVTTNIEKGPFIVVTGHDLHDLALLLEQSKDKGVNIYTHGEMLPCHAYPELKKYSHLKGNFGTAWQNQQKEFDNLPAAILFTTNCIMPVRDSYKDRVFTTSVVQYPQCTHIGADRDFSAVINKALELGGYSEDKKMTGINGGDVLTVGFGHNTVLSVADKVIDAVKAGALKHIFLVGGCDGAKPGRNYYTDFVKQTPADTFVLTLACGKFRFNDLDLGDIGGIPRLLDMGQCNDAYSAIKVAVELAKAFNCGVNELPLSLVLSWYEQKAVCILLTLLYLGIEDIRLGPTLPAFVSPNVLNILVEKFKIKPISTPHEDLKAILG, from the coding sequence ATGGATAAAATGTTTTGTTTTCAATGCGAACAGACGGCAGGTTCTACAGGATGTACGAAAGGCGGTGTTTGCGGCAAATCTGCAGAAGTTGCAAACTTGCAGGACGAGCTTACAAGCTCATTGATTAAGCTTGCTAATGTAGCTGATAAATCTGAAGAAAATACGGAGATATTGATTGACGGATTATTTACTACAATTACAAACGTAAATTTTGACGGACAATCAATACAGGAACTAACAAACAAAAATATTGAAAAGTTCGGCTATAAAGAATTTGATATTCAATCGGTATGGGATTGCAGTGAAGATGTCAGAAGCCTTAAATCGCTTATTCTGTTTGGGCTGAAAGGTATTGCTGCATATGCTCATCATGCAAGAATTTTGGGATATAAAAGCGATAGCGTGGATGATTTCTTCTACGAAGCTTTAAGGTCAATTTCCAAAGATTTAAGCATAGAAGCATTGTTAGGTCTTGTTTTAAAGACAGGTAAAATCAATCTTGAATGTATGGAACTTTTGGATAAAGCAAACACGGAAACTTACGGTAATCCGGTTCCGACAAAAGTTACGACTAATATTGAAAAAGGACCTTTTATAGTTGTAACAGGGCATGATTTGCATGATTTGGCACTTTTGCTTGAGCAGTCAAAGGACAAGGGTGTAAATATCTATACCCATGGTGAAATGCTCCCTTGCCATGCTTATCCTGAGTTGAAAAAATATTCTCACCTAAAGGGTAATTTCGGTACTGCCTGGCAAAATCAGCAGAAAGAATTTGATAACCTTCCTGCGGCAATTTTGTTTACGACTAACTGCATAATGCCCGTAAGAGACAGTTATAAAGACAGGGTATTTACCACTTCTGTTGTTCAGTATCCGCAATGTACCCATATAGGTGCTGATAGGGACTTTAGCGCTGTTATTAATAAGGCGCTTGAGCTTGGCGGATACAGCGAAGATAAAAAAATGACCGGTATCAATGGTGGAGATGTATTGACTGTAGGGTTTGGACACAATACCGTACTATCGGTTGCCGATAAAGTAATAGATGCAGTTAAAGCAGGTGCATTGAAACATATATTCCTGGTCGGCGGCTGCGACGGCGCAAAACCGGGCAGAAATTACTACACCGATTTCGTAAAACAAACGCCGGCGGATACTTTTGTATTGACTTTAGCTTGCGGTAAGTTCAGGTTTAACGACCTTGATTTAGGTGATATCGGCGGGATACCAAGGCTGCTTGATATGGGACAATGCAACGATGCTTACAGTGCAATTAAAGTTGCAGTTGAACTCGCAAAAGCATTCAATTGCGGCGTGAATGAGCTGCCGTTATCGCTTGTATTGTCATGGTATGAGCAAAAGGCTGTTTGTATCTTGCTTACATTGCTTTATTTGGGTATTGAAGATATAAGGCTTGGACCTACGCTTCCTGCGTTTGTATCGCCGAATGTTTTAAATATTCTTGTAGAAAAGTTTAAAATTAAACCTATTTCAACTCCCCACGAAGACTTGAAAGCTATCCTAGGTTAA
- a CDS encoding cupin domain-containing protein yields MTNFAKQIINLKTSIEVQKNSIVSKTITTNSNSSLTLFAFDAGQSIAAHTAPVDAVVQVVEGDVRIVISGEEFILKEGEIILMPKHEPHELLALSPFKMALFKV; encoded by the coding sequence ATGACAAATTTTGCAAAACAAATTATCAACCTTAAAACATCAATTGAAGTTCAGAAAAATTCAATTGTAAGTAAAACAATTACGACAAACTCTAATAGTTCTTTAACATTATTTGCATTTGATGCAGGGCAGTCTATCGCTGCTCATACTGCACCTGTAGATGCTGTTGTTCAGGTAGTGGAAGGCGATGTCAGGATAGTTATTTCAGGCGAAGAGTTTATTTTAAAAGAAGGCGAAATAATCCTGATGCCAAAACATGAACCGCATGAGCTTTTAGCTTTAAGCCCTTTTAAAATGGCGCTTTTTAAGGTATAA
- a CDS encoding DUF2085 domain-containing protein — translation MVIEAMKNIIKSIIILFFIFYSLFFVAGSTLSPVFAYLKLYDYSAFLTGLYMSACHQQPDRSFWILGYPLALCCRCYGFYIGVVLSAFLSLWKNFHLNVRSFYIMFVVAAIDIVLNFMLKINTGNSIRFLVGIIMGFLFIAVVNYLFEYKKEWKNAS, via the coding sequence ATGGTAATAGAAGCAATGAAAAATATTATCAAGAGTATTATTATTTTGTTTTTTATTTTTTATAGTCTGTTTTTTGTGGCAGGAAGTACTCTATCCCCCGTTTTTGCTTATTTGAAGTTATATGATTATTCCGCGTTTTTAACCGGATTATATATGAGTGCCTGTCATCAGCAGCCTGACAGATCTTTTTGGATATTAGGCTATCCTTTAGCGTTATGTTGCAGATGTTATGGTTTTTATATAGGCGTTGTACTATCCGCTTTTCTTTCATTATGGAAGAACTTTCATCTCAATGTTCGTTCGTTTTATATTATGTTTGTGGTTGCGGCTATAGACATAGTTCTAAATTTTATGTTAAAAATAAATACAGGCAACAGTATAAGATTTTTAGTCGGGATAATAATGGGCTTTTTATTTATTGCCGTTGTTAATTATTTATTTGAGTATAAAAAGGAGTGGAAGAATGCAAGTTAA
- a CDS encoding DedA family protein: protein MLDTILIPIIAWIEEVITQMGPLGIVLLMAIESCNIPLPSEAILPFAGYLVSKGVMSIHMAAFAGAIGCVVGSIPSYYLGYFGGRPFIEKHGKWFLISKKDIETADKWAEKWGEMAFFICRMLPVVRTFISLPAGILKVNLPLFLFYTFLGSLIWSYFLVYVGIKFGENIEAFKAIWHQFDILIVLICAIIFGIYLYHHIKHLKES, encoded by the coding sequence ATGCTTGATACAATATTAATTCCAATTATTGCTTGGATAGAAGAAGTTATTACACAGATGGGACCGCTTGGTATAGTGCTATTGATGGCAATTGAGTCTTGTAACATCCCTCTTCCGAGTGAGGCTATTTTACCTTTTGCCGGATACTTGGTTTCAAAAGGCGTTATGAGCATCCATATGGCGGCATTTGCGGGTGCTATAGGCTGTGTTGTAGGTTCTATTCCTTCGTATTATTTGGGGTATTTTGGTGGAAGACCTTTTATTGAGAAACATGGCAAATGGTTTTTAATAAGCAAAAAAGATATTGAAACAGCCGATAAATGGGCTGAAAAATGGGGAGAAATGGCTTTTTTCATTTGCAGAATGCTGCCTGTGGTAAGGACATTTATTTCTTTGCCCGCAGGGATTTTGAAGGTAAATCTTCCGCTTTTCCTTTTCTATACGTTTTTAGGTTCTTTGATTTGGAGTTATTTCCTTGTTTATGTCGGGATTAAGTTTGGTGAAAATATTGAGGCTTTCAAGGCTATATGGCACCAGTTTGATATTTTGATTGTTTTGATATGCGCCATTATTTTTGGAATATATTTGTATCACCACATTAAACACTTAAAAGAATCATAA
- the dps gene encoding DNA protection during starvation protein translates to MSKTSIEIIKKAGIDVDNLVQLLVKNAAAELTTYYYYTILRANLTGVEAESLKEITETARLEDKNHFEALVPRIYELGGKLPDSMVEFHNISACPPASLPENPNTESILKVLLEAEICAVYNYNHICNLTAGKDHRTYDLSQAILNEELEHEAWFSEMTGEGPSGHFMRIGETSPFVSKFLK, encoded by the coding sequence ATGTCTAAAACCTCTATAGAAATAATTAAAAAGGCAGGCATCGACGTTGATAATCTGGTACAGCTGCTTGTAAAAAATGCGGCGGCAGAATTAACAACGTACTATTACTATACAATCTTAAGAGCAAACCTTACGGGAGTTGAAGCCGAAAGTTTAAAAGAAATTACAGAGACCGCAAGGCTTGAAGACAAAAACCACTTTGAGGCGCTGGTACCCAGAATTTATGAGCTTGGCGGCAAACTGCCTGATTCAATGGTTGAATTTCATAATATTTCAGCCTGCCCGCCTGCTTCGCTGCCTGAAAACCCAAATACCGAATCCATTCTTAAGGTACTGCTGGAAGCAGAGATATGCGCTGTTTATAACTATAATCATATTTGTAATCTTACAGCAGGAAAAGACCATCGTACTTATGATTTATCTCAGGCAATCCTGAACGAAGAATTGGAGCATGAAGCGTGGTTTTCTGAAATGACAGGGGAAGGACCTTCCGGGCATTTTATGCGCATAGGCGAAACATCACCGTTTGTATCGAAATTTTTAAAGTAA
- a CDS encoding HD domain-containing protein, with translation MTTNCINENEQIFIGKTAEFVKNKLCGEATGHDWWHAYRVWQNAKHILKSEESADVLTVELAALLHDISDWKFNNGDDSVGPKIAKDFLMSISVDEKTAQHVSDIIATLSFKGANVKTPMKTIEGEIVQDSDRLDAIGAIGIARSFAYGAFAEQEMYNPEIKPNLHSSYEEYKNAKGTTVNHFYEKLLLLSERMNTQSAKNIAQKRHEFMQNYLEEFFNEWNGKS, from the coding sequence ATGACAACTAACTGCATAAACGAAAACGAACAGATTTTTATAGGGAAAACAGCAGAGTTTGTTAAAAATAAACTCTGCGGCGAAGCTACCGGGCATGATTGGTGGCACGCATATCGAGTTTGGCAAAATGCAAAACACATCCTTAAATCAGAAGAATCTGCCGATGTTCTAACCGTAGAGCTTGCTGCTCTTTTGCATGATATTTCAGACTGGAAATTCAACAACGGCGATGATTCTGTAGGACCAAAAATCGCAAAAGATTTTTTGATGTCTATATCGGTTGATGAGAAAACAGCACAACATGTGAGTGATATTATTGCAACACTATCGTTTAAAGGTGCAAATGTCAAAACTCCCATGAAAACAATAGAGGGTGAAATTGTCCAAGATTCAGACAGGCTTGATGCAATAGGGGCTATCGGCATAGCAAGGTCTTTTGCATACGGAGCTTTTGCAGAGCAAGAAATGTACAATCCCGAGATAAAACCCAACCTGCACAGCAGCTACGAGGAATACAAAAATGCAAAAGGTACTACCGTCAACCATTTTTATGAAAAATTGCTTTTGCTCTCGGAACGAATGAATACACAAAGCGCCAAAAACATTGCCCAAAAAAGACACGAATTTATGCAAAACTATCTTGAAGAGTTCTTCAATGAGTGGAACGGCAAATCATAA